Below is a genomic region from Vitis riparia cultivar Riparia Gloire de Montpellier isolate 1030 chromosome 5, EGFV_Vit.rip_1.0, whole genome shotgun sequence.
TCCCAATGCAAACAAACAACCCCAAATGATCATTTACCAATCAATATCTCAACTTCAGTCCATTTCAATCGTAGTTGTAGTGGGGTAGTGCATTGGTTACTAGTCACCATCTACAAAGGGTCTGCTTGGGCTAAAAGACGTGCATACTTTCTCAACAAAGGACAGAACTTCAGTTCATTTCTATTGTAGTTGTAGTGAGGTAGTGTATTGGTTACTAGTCACCATCTACAAAGGGTCTGCTTGGGCTAAAAGACTTGCATACTTTCTCAACAAAGGACAGtaagtttctattttgtttctgaaaaataaGGAAGAGAATGCGAAAAACATGGGCAACAAGACACAACCTACTTCCAACCACAAAGCTATCACAGATACTGCATGCTTTGATGAACCCTATAACATGTGAAATCCCACCAAGTCTTACTATCTCTGcatctctttttcttctctctcccaCTCAATGGAGAAGAGAAGTCCACTCAAAGATGAAGCTTTACTGCAGCATCCATGTCTCCTTCTTGTTGTTCTACTCTTGGGTTTTGTTATAATGGATCCCTTTCACATGGGTCCTATAGGAGGCCATGAATTCATGCCTGTGAAGCATGATATTGCACCGTATAAACGCGTTATGGAGGACTGGCCTAGGGACAACCGGAGCAGGCTAGGACAAGGGAAGTTGGAGTTTGTGGATGAAGTTTTCGGCCCTGAATCTTTGGAGTTTGACATTTTTGGGCGTGGCCCTTACACTGGATTAGCTGATGGCCGGATTGTGAGGTGGATGGGAGATAGTGTTGGGTGGGAAACATTTGCGCTTGTGACACCAAACTGGTAAGTTTTACTAATTTCTTCAAAGTAGTTTTTGATCCACGTGTGTTGTTTTTGGACTATAAGCCAAAACATCTGATTGAGTTACTGTAAGGCTAGTCAGTAGCTTTCCTAAAAGAGCAATGACCACAATCAAGTATACAAATTGAATGCATAAGCACACACATACCACCCTTGAATTGTCCTTGATTTACATGCTAATCATGGTGAAAAATGGCCCTCAAAAGGTCAGAGAAGCTGTGTGCCAAGGGCATTGACTCAACAACCTCTAAGCAATGGAAGGTAGAGCAAAGGTGCGGTCGCCCCCTTGGCCTAAGGTTCCACAAAGAGACTGGAGATCTGTACATAGCCGATGCTTATTACGGCCTCTTGGTTGTGGGACCTGAAGGTGGTCTTGCTACTCCTCTAGTGACTCATGTTCAAGGGAAGCCAATACTCTTTGCAAATGACCTCGACATCCACAAGAATGGATCCATATTTTTCACAGATACTAGCAAGAGATACAACAGAATGTAAGTGTAGAAATCTTTTGGGATTGAAACCAAGTGGAATTCTAGTCATTTACATTTACATCATTATGATTATTGTAGGAACCATTTCTTTATATTGTTGGAAGGAGAAGCCACTGGTAGGCTTCTGAGATATGATCCTCCTACTAGAACAACTCACCTTGTCTTGGATGGTTTGGCTTTCCCCAATGGAGTACAGTTATCTGGGGACCAGAGCTTTCTCCTCTTCACTGAGACTACTAATTGCAGGTATAAACTCTTCTCTCTCAGCTATCTCACaattgggaaaaagaaaaaaaatatgtgaaataagattttaaaactaGAAATTTCCATGTTGAATCCCCAAATCCTACAATCCTCAAACTCGGCCTCTCTGATCCTTTTGATTACATCACATATCTCAGTCCTTCCGGATCAAGGGCAATGAAGATCAGCGAATTCACTCATGTTTATTACCTAATACacttcattaatttgaaaaatcaaatatatcatAGCCTTACAACCTACAATCCTCATACACTGGAGGAACAGGTTGAATATTTAACTTTTGGGCATGTCCAGTTCAGTTCATGCTCTTCTCGAACTATATGTTATGAAGtaaatttcttaatttagaatagtgttctttgttttttcttttcacagGCTAATGAAATACTGGCTAGAAGGTCCAAAATCCGGAATCGTGGAACTTGTAGCCAACCTGCCAGGTTTTCCGGACAATGTCAGGCTAAACGAAAGAGGCCAATTTTGGGTTGCCATAGATTGTTGCAGAACTCCAGCACAGGAGGTTTTAACTCACAATCCATGGTTGAAAAACATCTACTTCAGATTGCCAGTAAAGTTGAGTATGTTGGCCAGGTTGATGGGGATGAAGATGTACACAGTCATCTCTCTGTTCAATGAGAAGGGAGAGATACTAGAAGTTCTTGAAGATCGAAAAGGCCTTGTGATGAGGCTGGTCAGTGAAGTTAGAGAGGTGAAGGGAAAGCTCTGGATTGGAACTGTGGCTCACAACCACATTGCCACCCTCTCTTACCCTTAATCCCATTTCATGCTTGAAAGCTTCTTGGTGTATTTTCATGAGCTCTTCTTGCCATATTTTGTTTGTCTAAGATTAGAGTTCTATGGTTTCTAACTAATatgtgaaaatattgatttatgaGTGGCctctttaatgttttaatatttatggCATTGGGGTTGAATTGTGACAATATGATTTCAtatgcacacacacacaatatGATATCATACACCAACCCATGTACCACACATCTTTCTAGGCCTATTCCATTGTCAATACCAGCCTTGTCCTCattgaaaatttcatttctgCAATTATATTTTTCAGTATTAATTGTGACAATTGTATTTTTGCAGGTCCAAACCATTCATATGTTAATCTACAAcaggaatttaaaaataaaaaaatataactaaaaaaccaaaattcttGGCCCATCCACTTCCTTAGATATTAATACCCGAACATCATAAGAAATGTGAATACAAATACATGTGATTCACAGCTTTCAAAGGGGAATTAAATTAATCATCTTATCTTATTGTTTTAGACAGTGATGCTATCAAGGAACTGGGCAGCTAGAGTTATGACTTGttcaattaataatattattataaattggATTGTA
It encodes:
- the LOC117914253 gene encoding protein STRICTOSIDINE SYNTHASE-LIKE 13, translating into MEKRSPLKDEALLQHPCLLLVVLLLGFVIMDPFHMGPIGGHEFMPVKHDIAPYKRVMEDWPRDNRSRLGQGKLEFVDEVFGPESLEFDIFGRGPYTGLADGRIVRWMGDSVGWETFALVTPNWSEKLCAKGIDSTTSKQWKVEQRCGRPLGLRFHKETGDLYIADAYYGLLVVGPEGGLATPLVTHVQGKPILFANDLDIHKNGSIFFTDTSKRYNRMNHFFILLEGEATGRLLRYDPPTRTTHLVLDGLAFPNGVQLSGDQSFLLFTETTNCRLMKYWLEGPKSGIVELVANLPGFPDNVRLNERGQFWVAIDCCRTPAQEVLTHNPWLKNIYFRLPVKLSMLARLMGMKMYTVISLFNEKGEILEVLEDRKGLVMRLVSEVREVKGKLWIGTVAHNHIATLSYP